One Actinosynnema pretiosum DNA segment encodes these proteins:
- a CDS encoding hemolysin family protein — MDGYGFNIALVVVLLLFNALFAGSEMALISLREGQLRALEREGGSGGRTLVRLARDPNRFLATIQIGITLAGFLASATAAVSLAAPLVPLLSFVGGAADAVAVALVTIVLTFVTLVFGELAPKRLAMQYALRWALLVAKPLHLLSTVSRPVIWLLSTSTNAVVRVFGGKAETDAEEMSPEELRELVSAQRGLNSEQRMIINGALEIHERRLREVFVPRRDVVVLDAALDVPSARAELAASGHSRAPVARGGHLDDLVGVVHLRDLLSDTTPLTELVRAAVVFPDSLRVSDALRRFKTDHEQFALVVDEHGAVDGIVTLEDLLEEIVGEIYDETDRDVMAVRREDDGALVLPGSFPVHDLVDLGVELPGAPEGDYTTVAGLLLTVLGHIPERAGERAEVSGWDLEVLAVERRAITSVRLRRVKALG; from the coding sequence CGGGTCGGGTGGTCGCACACTCGTGCGGTTGGCCCGCGACCCCAACCGCTTCCTGGCGACCATCCAGATCGGCATCACCCTGGCGGGCTTCCTCGCCTCGGCCACCGCGGCGGTCTCGCTCGCCGCGCCGCTGGTGCCGCTGCTGTCCTTCGTGGGCGGCGCGGCCGACGCCGTCGCCGTCGCGCTGGTCACGATCGTGCTGACCTTCGTGACCCTGGTGTTCGGCGAGCTGGCCCCCAAGCGGCTGGCCATGCAGTACGCGCTGCGCTGGGCCCTGCTCGTGGCCAAGCCGCTGCACCTGCTCTCGACCGTATCCCGCCCGGTGATCTGGCTGCTGAGCACCTCGACCAACGCCGTGGTGCGGGTGTTCGGCGGCAAGGCCGAGACCGACGCGGAGGAGATGTCGCCCGAGGAGCTGCGCGAGCTGGTGTCCGCGCAGCGCGGGCTCAACAGCGAGCAGCGCATGATCATCAACGGCGCGCTGGAGATCCACGAGCGGCGGCTGCGCGAGGTGTTCGTGCCCCGGCGCGACGTCGTCGTGCTCGACGCCGCGCTCGACGTGCCGTCCGCGCGGGCCGAGCTCGCCGCGTCCGGCCACTCCAGGGCGCCGGTCGCGCGCGGCGGGCACCTGGACGACCTGGTCGGGGTGGTGCACCTGCGCGACCTGCTGTCCGACACCACCCCGCTGACCGAGCTGGTGCGGGCCGCCGTGGTGTTCCCCGACTCGCTGCGGGTGTCCGACGCGCTGCGCCGGTTCAAGACCGACCACGAGCAGTTCGCGCTGGTGGTGGACGAGCACGGCGCGGTCGACGGCATCGTCACGCTGGAGGACCTGCTGGAGGAGATCGTCGGCGAGATCTACGACGAGACCGACCGCGACGTGATGGCCGTGCGGCGCGAGGACGACGGGGCGCTGGTGCTGCCCGGCTCGTTCCCGGTGCACGACCTGGTCGACCTCGGCGTCGAGCTGCCGGGCGCCCCGGAGGGTGACTACACGACCGTGGCGGGCTTGTTGCTGACCGTGCTCGGACACATCCCTGAACGGGCGGGTGAACGTGCCGAGGTGTCCGGGTGGGACCTGGAGGTCCTGGCCGTTGAGCGGCGGGCCATCACCTCGGTGCGGTTGCGCAGGGTCAAGGCGCTGGGCTGA
- a CDS encoding quinone oxidoreductase family protein, producing MKAAVYYENGGPEVLRYEDVPDPQPGPGEVLLRVAAVGVQGGDLLHRQLAPLKSTPHVVGYQASGTVVALGEGVTSLAEGDRVVAFMQSGSHAELAVAQAGNAYRVPENLDLKLAAGIPVEFGTADDCLFEFGRLQAGETVLVQAAAGGVGLAAVQLAKAAGATVIGTASQPDKLERLAGYGLDHAINYRTEDVVTRVMELTGGRGVDVVVDPVGGRTLEGSVAALAYRGRISWVGQAGREAQPPNIGPLMFKNASINGVYFGGEMAHNPARTRPLVEGLIARVASGELTVVLDEEFPLERAGDAHRHIEGRTAFGRVLLVP from the coding sequence ATGAAGGCGGCGGTGTACTACGAGAACGGCGGTCCCGAGGTCCTGCGCTACGAGGACGTCCCCGACCCCCAGCCGGGGCCCGGCGAGGTGCTGCTGCGCGTGGCCGCCGTCGGGGTGCAGGGCGGTGACCTGCTCCACCGGCAGCTCGCGCCGCTCAAGTCCACCCCGCACGTGGTCGGCTACCAGGCGTCGGGCACCGTCGTCGCGCTCGGCGAGGGCGTGACCTCGCTGGCCGAGGGCGACCGGGTCGTGGCGTTCATGCAGTCCGGCTCGCACGCGGAGCTGGCCGTGGCGCAGGCGGGCAACGCCTACCGCGTCCCCGAGAACCTGGACCTCAAGCTCGCCGCGGGCATCCCGGTCGAGTTCGGCACCGCCGACGACTGCCTGTTCGAGTTCGGCAGGCTCCAGGCGGGCGAGACCGTGCTGGTCCAGGCCGCCGCGGGCGGTGTCGGGCTCGCGGCCGTGCAGCTGGCCAAGGCCGCGGGCGCCACGGTCATCGGCACCGCCTCGCAGCCGGACAAGCTGGAGCGCCTCGCCGGGTACGGCCTCGACCACGCGATCAACTACCGCACCGAGGACGTCGTCACCAGGGTCATGGAGCTGACCGGCGGCCGGGGCGTCGACGTGGTCGTCGACCCGGTGGGCGGGCGCACCCTGGAGGGCAGCGTCGCGGCGCTGGCCTACCGGGGCCGCATCAGCTGGGTCGGCCAGGCCGGTCGCGAGGCGCAGCCGCCGAACATCGGCCCGCTGATGTTCAAGAACGCCTCGATCAACGGCGTGTACTTCGGCGGCGAGATGGCGCACAACCCGGCGCGCACCCGCCCGCTGGTCGAGGGGCTCATCGCCCGCGTCGCCTCCGGCGAGCTGACCGTGGTGCTGGACGAGGAGTTCCCGCTGGAGCGGGCCGGTGACGCGCACCGCCACATCGAGGGCCGCACCGCCTTCGGCCGGGTCCTGCTGGTCCCCTGA
- a CDS encoding FAD binding domain-containing protein: MDLNSVVEVCDPRDVGEWRDGDVWLAGGTVVFGEPALRPRRLVDLTRFGWAPVTGLADGGVEIAATCTIAELVAWGRERGVPLVEQCCRAFLASFKVWNTATAGGNLCAALPAGPVIALTAALGGVCRVVLPDGGERLVADGFVVAPGVTRLGRGSYLRSIVVPGSALRARTAFRQFSLHDHGRSAALVVGVLDDRRFRLVITAAVPAPLVRDFPRVPGAAEVADLVAGVPAWVDDVHGDPEWRRHLTGLLAEQVRRELGGE; this comes from the coding sequence GTGGACCTGAACAGCGTGGTCGAGGTGTGCGACCCGCGTGACGTGGGGGAGTGGCGCGACGGGGACGTGTGGCTCGCGGGTGGGACGGTCGTGTTCGGGGAGCCCGCGCTGCGGCCCCGGCGGCTGGTCGACCTCACCCGGTTCGGCTGGGCGCCGGTCACCGGGTTGGCGGACGGCGGGGTCGAGATCGCCGCCACCTGCACCATCGCGGAGCTCGTCGCGTGGGGGCGGGAGCGCGGCGTGCCGCTGGTCGAGCAGTGCTGCCGGGCGTTCCTGGCCTCCTTCAAGGTCTGGAACACCGCCACCGCGGGCGGCAACCTGTGCGCCGCGCTGCCCGCCGGGCCGGTGATCGCGCTGACCGCCGCCCTCGGCGGGGTGTGCCGGGTCGTCCTGCCGGACGGCGGGGAGCGGCTGGTGGCGGACGGGTTCGTGGTCGCCCCCGGCGTCACCCGGCTGGGGCGCGGCAGCTACCTGCGCTCGATCGTGGTCCCCGGTTCCGCGCTGCGCGCCAGGACCGCGTTCCGGCAGTTCTCGCTGCACGACCACGGGCGCTCCGCCGCGCTGGTCGTCGGGGTGCTCGACGACCGGCGGTTCCGGCTCGTGATCACCGCCGCCGTGCCCGCGCCGCTGGTCCGCGACTTCCCGCGCGTGCCGGGCGCCGCCGAGGTCGCCGACCTCGTCGCGGGCGTCCCCGCGTGGGTCGACGACGTGCACGGCGACCCGGAGTGGCGTCGGCACCTCACCGGGCTGCTCGCCGAGCAGGTCCGCCGCGAGCTGGGGGGCGAGTGA
- a CDS encoding molybdopterin-dependent oxidoreductase: MGFSASVNGHRADREPRPGQCLRTYLRQLGWHGVKKGCDAGDCGACTVHVDGLPVHSCLYPALRADGAEITTVEGLAGADGEPHPVQRRFLDAQGFQCGFCTAGMIMTVAALTPEQEADLPRSLKGNLCRCTGYRAIEDAVRGVRAVQDAPPGAAVGSSVGAPAGPDVVTGRAAFTADVDVPGALHLKLVRSPHAHARITSVDTAAALAVPGVVAVLTHHDAPARRFSTALHELVEDDPADTRVLDDVVRFAGQRVAAVVAETEAAAEAGRDLVVVGYEPLPAVLDPDAALAPGAPLAHPDGNVVARLSGEVGDVEAGFAEADVVCEREFRTQRVQHASLEVHGALAWFEDDRLVVRSSTQTPFLARRLLCALFDLPLDAVRVQAGRVGGGFGGKQEVLVEDVVALAALALRRPVRLEHTRSEQFTGTTVRHPFTVRARLGARADGTFTALRLDVVSDTGAYGNHGPGVLFHGCSESVSVYRCPNKKVEGVAVRTNTVPSGAFRGYGLGQVTFAVESIVDEMAERLGLDPLDVRERNLVRGGDVLVTALGAEEDLHIAGYGLDQCLRRIRQVRAEPLPDAPPGWLVGQGSAVSMIATTPPRGHHADAAVRVRPDGGYEIAVGTAEFGNGTTTVHRQLAADALGTTVDRISVRQADTDAVGYDTGAFGSTGLVVAGKAVLAAAEQLAERVLAFTASLTGVGVAACALDVEAVLVDGRALPLEEVRAAARAAGVELVGSGSFGGTPRSVAFNAQWFAVAVDPDTGEVRVLRSAHAADAGRVVNPLQCRGQVEGGVAQGIGAALFEEVLLDATGAVATDVLRRYRVPAFADVPRTEVWFSDNGDAYGPLGAKSMSESPVNPVAPALANALRDATGVRFTRLPLRRDRVWAALRDARGITP; the protein is encoded by the coding sequence ATGGGGTTCTCCGCCAGCGTCAACGGCCACCGCGCCGACCGCGAGCCGCGCCCCGGCCAGTGCCTGCGCACCTACCTGCGCCAGCTCGGCTGGCACGGCGTCAAGAAGGGCTGCGACGCGGGCGACTGCGGCGCGTGCACGGTCCACGTCGACGGCCTGCCCGTGCACAGCTGCCTGTACCCGGCGCTGCGGGCCGACGGCGCCGAGATCACCACCGTCGAGGGCCTCGCGGGCGCGGACGGCGAACCGCACCCGGTGCAGCGGCGGTTCCTGGACGCCCAGGGCTTCCAGTGCGGGTTCTGCACCGCCGGGATGATCATGACCGTCGCCGCCCTCACCCCCGAGCAGGAGGCCGACCTGCCCCGCTCGCTCAAGGGGAACCTGTGCCGCTGCACCGGTTACCGGGCGATCGAGGACGCCGTGCGCGGCGTGCGCGCCGTCCAGGACGCCCCGCCCGGCGCGGCCGTCGGCAGCAGCGTCGGCGCGCCCGCCGGACCCGACGTGGTCACCGGCAGGGCCGCGTTCACCGCCGACGTCGACGTCCCCGGCGCGCTGCACCTCAAGCTCGTGCGCTCCCCGCACGCGCACGCCAGGATCACCTCCGTCGACACCGCCGCCGCGCTCGCCGTGCCCGGCGTCGTCGCCGTCCTCACCCACCACGACGCCCCCGCCCGCCGCTTCTCCACCGCGCTGCACGAGCTGGTCGAGGACGACCCCGCCGACACCCGCGTCCTGGACGACGTGGTGCGCTTCGCCGGTCAGCGGGTGGCCGCCGTGGTCGCCGAGACCGAGGCCGCCGCCGAGGCCGGGCGCGACCTGGTGGTCGTCGGCTACGAGCCGCTGCCCGCCGTGCTCGACCCCGACGCCGCCCTCGCCCCCGGCGCGCCCCTCGCGCACCCGGACGGCAACGTCGTCGCCCGGCTGTCCGGCGAGGTCGGCGACGTCGAGGCCGGGTTCGCCGAGGCGGACGTGGTGTGCGAGCGGGAGTTCCGCACCCAGCGGGTGCAGCACGCGAGCCTGGAGGTCCACGGGGCCCTCGCCTGGTTCGAGGACGACCGGCTCGTGGTGCGCTCCAGCACGCAGACCCCGTTCCTGGCGCGCAGGCTGCTGTGCGCGCTGTTCGACCTGCCGCTCGACGCGGTGCGCGTGCAGGCCGGGCGGGTCGGCGGCGGGTTCGGCGGCAAGCAGGAGGTGCTGGTCGAGGACGTCGTCGCGCTCGCCGCCCTCGCGCTGCGCCGCCCGGTGCGCCTGGAGCACACCAGGTCCGAGCAGTTCACCGGCACCACCGTGCGCCACCCGTTCACCGTGCGGGCCCGGCTCGGGGCGCGCGCCGACGGCACGTTCACCGCGCTGCGCCTGGACGTCGTCTCCGACACCGGCGCGTACGGCAACCACGGGCCGGGCGTGCTGTTCCACGGGTGCAGCGAGTCCGTGTCGGTGTACCGGTGCCCCAACAAGAAGGTCGAGGGCGTCGCGGTGCGCACCAACACCGTGCCGTCCGGCGCGTTCCGGGGCTACGGGCTGGGGCAGGTCACCTTCGCCGTCGAGTCCATTGTGGACGAGATGGCCGAACGGCTCGGGCTCGACCCGCTGGACGTGCGCGAGCGCAACCTGGTGCGGGGCGGGGACGTCCTGGTCACCGCGCTCGGCGCGGAGGAGGACCTGCACATCGCCGGGTACGGGCTGGACCAGTGCCTGCGGCGGATCAGGCAGGTGCGCGCCGAACCCCTCCCCGACGCGCCGCCGGGGTGGCTGGTCGGGCAGGGCTCGGCCGTGTCGATGATCGCCACGACCCCGCCGCGCGGGCACCACGCCGACGCGGCCGTGCGGGTGCGCCCGGACGGCGGCTACGAGATCGCCGTGGGCACCGCCGAGTTCGGCAACGGCACCACCACCGTCCACCGGCAGCTCGCCGCCGACGCGCTGGGCACCACCGTCGACCGGATCTCCGTGCGGCAGGCCGACACCGACGCCGTCGGCTACGACACCGGGGCGTTCGGCTCCACCGGGCTGGTCGTGGCGGGCAAGGCGGTGCTCGCCGCCGCCGAGCAGCTCGCCGAACGGGTGCTGGCGTTCACCGCCTCCCTCACCGGGGTGGGCGTCGCGGCGTGCGCGCTCGACGTGGAGGCCGTGCTCGTGGACGGGAGAGCGCTGCCGCTCGAGGAGGTGCGCGCCGCCGCCCGCGCCGCCGGGGTCGAGCTGGTGGGCAGCGGCAGCTTCGGCGGCACGCCCCGGTCGGTCGCGTTCAACGCGCAGTGGTTCGCCGTCGCCGTCGACCCGGACACCGGGGAGGTCCGGGTGCTGCGCAGCGCGCACGCCGCCGACGCCGGGCGCGTGGTGAACCCGCTGCAGTGCCGGGGACAGGTCGAGGGCGGGGTCGCGCAGGGGATCGGCGCGGCGCTGTTCGAGGAGGTGCTGCTCGACGCCACCGGGGCGGTCGCCACCGACGTGCTCCGCCGCTACCGGGTGCCCGCGTTCGCGGACGTGCCCAGGACCGAGGTGTGGTTCAGCGACAACGGCGACGCCTACGGGCCGCTCGGGGCCAAGTCGATGAGCGAGAGCCCGGTCAACCCGGTCGCGCCCGCGCTGGCCAACGCCCTCCGCGACGCCACCGGCGTCCGCTTCACCCGGCTCCCGCTGCGCCGCGACCGGGTGTGGGCGGCGCTGCGCGACGCGCGGGGGATCACGCCGTGA
- a CDS encoding flavin-containing monooxygenase, whose translation MSEHVDVLIVGAGISGISAAHHVLSALPDRSCAVLEARDSLGGTWDLFRYPGVRSDSDMHTLGYRFRPWSLPESIAPGGAIRDYLGDTAARSGVTDRIRLRHRVSRAEWSSADNRWVVHAEHDGEPVVLTCDFLHLCAGYYRYDRGYRPDFPGLADFGGRVVHPQQWPDDLDCAGKRVVVIGSGATAITLLPALAPSAGHVTMLQRSPGYVASVPNDDRIARALRRVGGHGAVRWRNIALSSGLYHLSRRAPKLVKRLLLKDVARRLPANYPVREHFAPRYDPWDQRLCVAPDGDLFTAISSGRASVVTDRIARFTRTGIELASGRELPADVVVTATGLNLLPLGGIDLVVDGEPVRLPDKLVYRGTMLSDVPNLVFTVGYTNASWTLKADLVSEFLVRVLRHMAEHGYRRCAPHTDNAGMATRPLLDLSAGYVRRSVHEFPRAGAEGPWKPVRGYLPDIVSLRHRPVADGALVFTA comes from the coding sequence ATGAGCGAGCACGTGGACGTCCTGATCGTGGGCGCGGGCATCTCGGGGATCAGCGCGGCGCACCACGTGCTGAGCGCCCTCCCGGACCGCTCGTGCGCGGTGCTGGAAGCCAGGGACTCCCTCGGCGGCACGTGGGACCTGTTCCGCTACCCCGGCGTCCGCTCGGACTCGGACATGCACACCCTCGGCTACCGGTTCCGCCCGTGGTCGCTGCCCGAGTCGATCGCGCCGGGCGGGGCGATCCGGGACTACCTCGGCGACACCGCGGCGCGCTCCGGCGTGACGGACCGGATCCGGTTGCGGCACCGGGTGTCCCGCGCCGAGTGGTCGAGCGCGGACAACCGCTGGGTGGTGCACGCCGAGCACGACGGCGAACCGGTCGTGCTCACCTGCGACTTCCTGCACCTGTGCGCGGGCTACTACCGGTACGACCGGGGCTACCGGCCGGACTTCCCCGGACTCGCGGACTTCGGCGGCCGGGTGGTGCACCCGCAGCAGTGGCCGGACGACCTGGACTGCGCGGGCAAGCGGGTGGTGGTGATCGGCAGCGGGGCGACCGCGATCACGCTGCTGCCCGCGCTGGCCCCGAGCGCGGGCCACGTGACGATGCTCCAGCGCTCCCCCGGCTACGTCGCCTCGGTGCCGAACGACGACCGGATCGCGCGGGCGCTGCGCCGGGTGGGCGGCCACGGTGCGGTGCGGTGGCGCAACATCGCGCTCAGCTCCGGCCTGTACCACCTGAGCAGGCGGGCGCCGAAGCTGGTGAAGCGGTTGCTGCTCAAGGACGTCGCGCGCAGGCTGCCCGCGAACTACCCGGTGCGCGAGCACTTCGCGCCGCGCTACGACCCGTGGGACCAGCGGTTGTGCGTCGCCCCGGACGGCGACCTGTTCACCGCGATCAGCAGCGGCCGGGCGTCCGTGGTGACGGACCGGATCGCCCGCTTCACCCGCACCGGGATCGAGCTGGCGTCGGGCCGGGAGCTGCCCGCCGACGTGGTGGTGACGGCGACCGGGCTGAACCTGCTGCCGCTGGGCGGGATCGACCTGGTGGTGGACGGCGAGCCGGTGCGCCTGCCGGACAAGCTGGTGTACCGGGGCACGATGCTCAGCGACGTGCCGAACCTGGTGTTCACGGTCGGCTACACGAACGCCTCGTGGACGCTCAAGGCCGACCTGGTGAGCGAGTTCCTGGTGCGGGTGCTGCGGCACATGGCCGAGCACGGCTACCGCAGGTGCGCGCCGCACACCGACAACGCGGGGATGGCGACCCGGCCGCTGCTGGACCTCTCCGCCGGGTACGTGCGGCGGTCGGTGCACGAGTTCCCGAGGGCGGGCGCGGAGGGGCCGTGGAAGCCGGTGCGGGGCTACCTGCCGGACATCGTGTCGCTGCGGCACCGCCCGGTGGCGGACGGGGCGCTGGTGTTCACGGCGTGA